One stretch of Enterobacter sp. RHBSTW-00994 DNA includes these proteins:
- a CDS encoding ABC transporter ATP-binding protein, which translates to MTTVQLQTPATTRKFWPGMTLFCLALLIAPVVASQLGGNYWVRVIDFALLYIMLALGLNIVVGYTGLLDMGFIAFYAVGAYLAALLASPHLPEDFPILSVWFPNGLHTSYLVIIPVAALVAAVCGILLGAPTLKLRGDYLAIVTLGFGEIIRILMRNLDRPVNITNGAKGITGVDTLNLFGLKFSGVYHWFGFKVPALWLWYYLLMLVIVAIIFVCLRLQHSRIGRAWHAIREDEDVARAMGINVRNYKLLAFAMGASFGGVAGALFGAFQGFVSPESFTLQESIAVLAMVVLGGMGHIPGVILGAALLTALPELLRSQAAPVQQALFGTVLIDPEILRQLFYGLALVLVMLVRPSGIWPVRHKEISV; encoded by the coding sequence ATGACAACCGTACAATTACAGACTCCTGCTACAACGCGTAAATTCTGGCCCGGCATGACCTTATTCTGTCTCGCGCTGCTGATTGCGCCCGTCGTGGCCAGCCAGCTCGGCGGAAACTACTGGGTGCGGGTGATCGACTTCGCCCTGCTTTACATCATGCTGGCACTGGGGCTTAACATCGTCGTCGGCTATACCGGCTTGCTGGATATGGGTTTCATCGCATTTTACGCCGTCGGCGCGTATCTGGCGGCACTGCTGGCCTCTCCGCATCTGCCTGAGGACTTCCCGATCCTCAGTGTCTGGTTCCCGAATGGGCTTCACACCTCATATCTGGTGATCATTCCCGTCGCGGCCCTGGTTGCCGCAGTATGCGGTATTTTGCTTGGTGCCCCCACACTGAAGCTGCGGGGTGATTACCTGGCGATAGTGACACTCGGCTTTGGCGAAATCATCCGCATCCTCATGCGAAATCTCGATCGTCCGGTCAATATCACCAACGGGGCGAAAGGCATTACCGGTGTTGATACGCTGAACCTCTTTGGCCTCAAGTTTAGTGGCGTTTATCACTGGTTTGGCTTCAAGGTTCCCGCCCTGTGGCTTTGGTACTACCTGCTGATGCTGGTGATTGTGGCGATCATTTTTGTCTGCCTGCGCCTGCAACACTCGCGTATCGGTCGCGCCTGGCACGCCATTCGTGAAGATGAAGACGTGGCCCGCGCGATGGGGATCAACGTGCGGAACTATAAGCTGCTGGCCTTTGCAATGGGCGCATCCTTTGGCGGCGTGGCGGGAGCACTGTTTGGCGCGTTCCAGGGTTTTGTTTCACCGGAATCCTTCACTTTGCAGGAATCCATCGCAGTGCTGGCGATGGTGGTGCTGGGGGGAATGGGACACATTCCCGGGGTGATCCTCGGTGCGGCACTGTTGACCGCCCTGCCGGAGTTGCTCCGCAGCCAGGCGGCCCCGGTTCAGCAGGCACTGTTCGGCACAGTCCTGATTGACCCGGAAATCCTCCGTCAGCTGTTTTACGGCCTGGCACTGGTGTTGGTCATGCTGGTTCGCCCTTCCGGGATATGGCCAGTGCGTCACAAGGAGATTAGCGTATGA
- a CDS encoding ABC transporter ATP-binding protein: MSLLTVRNMTKRFGGLTAVDNVSLSINKGEIYGLIGPNGAGKTTCFNLITGLYPADSGEFSIADTPYFPKQIEKVTAAGIARTFQNVRLFNEMSVLENVMVGRHVRTRNGLWAALTRHKRARAEEANTCEQAWHWLDYTGIAKFAHYRACDLAYGHQRRLEIARALATDPLLLALDEPAAGMNAAEKVALGELLVRIRDDGKTLLIIEHDVKLVMGICDRLTVLDYGKTLASGTPDNVRRDPAVIAAWLGGNAHD, encoded by the coding sequence ATGAGCCTGTTAACCGTTCGTAATATGACCAAACGCTTTGGCGGCCTGACCGCTGTGGATAACGTCTCCCTGTCCATTAACAAAGGGGAAATCTACGGTCTGATTGGCCCTAACGGCGCGGGTAAAACCACCTGTTTTAACCTGATAACCGGGCTTTATCCTGCTGACAGCGGCGAATTTTCGATTGCAGATACCCCCTATTTCCCAAAGCAGATCGAGAAAGTCACGGCGGCCGGGATCGCCCGTACCTTCCAGAACGTGCGCCTGTTCAATGAGATGTCGGTACTGGAAAACGTGATGGTGGGCCGCCATGTGCGCACCCGAAACGGACTGTGGGCGGCGCTCACTCGCCATAAACGCGCCAGAGCCGAAGAGGCGAACACCTGTGAACAGGCCTGGCACTGGCTGGACTACACCGGCATTGCGAAATTCGCCCATTACCGCGCCTGCGACCTGGCCTACGGGCATCAGCGTCGCCTTGAAATTGCCCGCGCACTGGCAACCGACCCGCTGCTGCTGGCGCTCGATGAACCAGCCGCCGGGATGAATGCCGCTGAAAAAGTGGCGCTGGGTGAACTACTGGTTCGCATTCGGGATGACGGGAAAACCCTGTTAATAATTGAACACGACGTGAAGCTGGTGATGGGGATTTGTGACCGCCTGACCGTGCTCGATTATGGCAAAACACTCGCCAGTGGCACGCCGGACAATGTGCGACGCGACCCGGCGGTCATTGCCGCGTGGCTGGGAGGCAATGCACATGACTGA
- a CDS encoding ABC transporter ATP-binding protein — MTELLKVERLDVHYGGIQAVRDVSFSLQEGEQATLIGANGAGKSSTVRAITGLESFSGNIIYNGKNVRKHKAEALLRDGLVMVPEGRGIFARMTVLENLQMGAWLRRDTVTVKHEMAEIFVRFPRLGERQHQLAGLLSGGEQQLLALNRALLSRPRLLILDEPSMGLAPKMVENIFTVIAGLRERGVALLLIEQNARLALNVTDTAWVMDSGSIVHHGQSKAMLDDDQIAHIYLGEMPV, encoded by the coding sequence ATGACTGAATTACTAAAGGTTGAGCGTCTGGACGTACATTACGGCGGTATTCAGGCGGTACGGGATGTCTCCTTCTCGTTGCAGGAAGGTGAGCAGGCTACGCTGATTGGCGCAAACGGTGCAGGAAAAAGCTCCACCGTCAGGGCTATCACCGGGCTGGAAAGCTTTAGCGGCAACATTATCTACAACGGTAAAAATGTGCGTAAGCATAAGGCCGAGGCGTTACTGCGCGACGGGCTGGTTATGGTCCCGGAAGGACGCGGGATCTTCGCACGCATGACGGTCCTGGAAAACCTGCAAATGGGCGCATGGCTCCGGCGTGACACTGTCACCGTAAAACATGAAATGGCAGAGATTTTTGTGCGTTTTCCGCGTCTGGGTGAGCGACAGCATCAGCTTGCCGGATTGCTTTCCGGCGGTGAGCAACAGTTACTGGCGCTCAACCGCGCGCTGCTCAGCCGCCCCCGCCTGCTGATTCTGGATGAACCGTCAATGGGGCTTGCCCCGAAGATGGTGGAGAATATTTTCACCGTGATTGCCGGGCTTCGTGAACGCGGCGTTGCCCTGCTGCTCATTGAACAAAATGCACGTCTGGCGCTGAACGTCACCGATACCGCATGGGTGATGGACAGCGGCAGTATTGTGCATCACGGTCAGTCAAAAGCGATGCTTGATGACGACCAGATAGCACACATTTATTTGGGCGAAATGCCCGTTTAA
- a CDS encoding branched-chain amino acid ABC transporter substrate-binding protein: MKTVKISALSAALLLSGFASTGAWSADSETVLIGLAGPLTGPSARIGKDLENGAQLAIDDINKQHPTIGGKAVTFKLQSEDDQSDPRTAVAVAQRLVDNGVAGVVGHWNTGTSIPAARVYHDAGIAQVAPVATGHAYTKQGFDTSFRVMGHDDDGGQFAGQYAVNTLKAKRIAVIDDRTAFGQGLADEFIKSLKAQGVNIVDRQYVDDKTVDFSAVLTAIRSKNADLIFFGGVDSQAAPLARRIKQLGMNATLMGAGGFVSQTFLQLAQKEGNGVVALEPGLPVEQMPGGKAFEQAYQSRYHTHIELHAPFAYDATRVLVAAMEKANSVDPAEYLPALRAISYSGVTGQIAFDNEGNLKAPSFTVYKVVDGKWQPQTVLGGAKAK, translated from the coding sequence ATGAAAACAGTAAAAATCAGTGCGCTTAGCGCCGCGCTTCTGCTCAGTGGTTTTGCCTCAACGGGCGCATGGTCAGCAGACAGTGAAACGGTGCTTATCGGCCTTGCAGGCCCGTTAACCGGTCCATCTGCCCGTATCGGTAAAGACCTGGAAAACGGTGCGCAACTGGCGATCGACGATATCAACAAACAGCACCCGACCATCGGCGGCAAAGCCGTAACCTTTAAGCTGCAATCCGAAGACGATCAGTCTGACCCGCGTACGGCGGTTGCTGTGGCACAACGTCTGGTGGACAACGGTGTGGCAGGTGTTGTGGGCCACTGGAATACCGGGACCAGCATTCCCGCAGCACGTGTCTATCACGATGCCGGTATCGCTCAGGTCGCTCCGGTTGCCACGGGTCACGCCTATACCAAACAGGGTTTTGACACCAGTTTCCGTGTGATGGGCCACGACGATGACGGCGGTCAGTTCGCCGGTCAATACGCCGTGAATACGCTCAAGGCAAAACGTATTGCGGTAATCGACGATCGTACTGCATTTGGTCAGGGGCTGGCCGACGAGTTTATTAAATCGCTGAAAGCACAGGGCGTAAACATTGTTGACCGTCAATATGTTGACGACAAAACCGTCGATTTCAGCGCAGTGCTGACCGCCATTCGCAGTAAAAACGCCGACCTGATCTTCTTCGGTGGCGTGGACAGCCAGGCTGCCCCGCTGGCCCGTCGAATCAAACAACTGGGTATGAACGCCACGCTGATGGGCGCAGGCGGCTTCGTGAGCCAGACGTTCCTGCAACTGGCGCAAAAAGAAGGTAATGGAGTGGTGGCGCTAGAGCCAGGTCTGCCAGTTGAGCAAATGCCAGGCGGTAAAGCCTTTGAACAGGCGTACCAGTCGCGTTATCACACCCACATCGAACTGCATGCGCCGTTCGCCTATGACGCCACACGCGTTCTGGTTGCCGCAATGGAAAAAGCAAACTCTGTCGATCCGGCTGAGTATTTGCCTGCCCTGCGTGCAATCAGCTATTCCGGCGTTACCGGGCAGATTGCGTTTGATAACGAAGGCAACCTGAAAGCCCCATCATTTACCGTTTACAAAGTGGTGGATGGTAAATGGCAGCCACAAACCGTTCTGGGTGGCGCAAAAGCGAAGTAA
- a CDS encoding L-2-amino-thiazoline-4-carboxylic acid hydrolase — protein MSDNNELGILARRKIEAEIIKPIYEILVREIGKTRAQAVIGEAIEQAAIDAGQHFARQEPKGTDVKSFIALQYLWEKDNALDVKVIDADEQQYNYNVTRCRYAEMYHEMGLAEIGHLLSCARDEKFIVGYAPDVELTRTSTIMQGGSCCDFRYRSKKDKA, from the coding sequence ATGAGTGATAATAATGAGCTGGGTATTCTTGCCCGCCGCAAAATTGAAGCAGAAATTATTAAGCCAATTTACGAAATCCTGGTGCGCGAGATAGGAAAAACACGCGCTCAGGCCGTGATTGGCGAGGCCATTGAGCAGGCCGCAATCGACGCCGGGCAGCACTTTGCCCGACAGGAACCCAAGGGTACGGATGTGAAGAGTTTTATCGCGCTCCAGTATCTGTGGGAGAAGGATAACGCCCTCGACGTTAAGGTCATTGACGCCGACGAACAGCAGTACAACTACAACGTTACGCGCTGCCGTTATGCCGAGATGTATCATGAAATGGGGCTGGCCGAGATTGGGCATCTGCTCTCCTGCGCCCGCGATGAGAAGTTCATTGTCGGTTACGCGCCAGATGTCGAACTGACCCGCACCAGCACCATTATGCAGGGTGGTTCGTGTTGCGATTTCCGTTACCGCAGTAAAAAGGACAAAGCATGA
- a CDS encoding Zn-dependent hydrolase, whose protein sequence is MIRVNAERLWSTLEMMAQIGGTPAGGVTRLALSEEDRIARNLLRDWALEAGLSCEVDSMGNMFIRRAGKNPALAPVMTGSHVDSQPLGGNYDGIYGVMAGLELLRTLNDNDVETERDIVLVNWTNEEGARFAPAMLSSGVWSGQFTQDFAWSRADNQGITVSEALGNIGYRGETPARAFPLHACYELHIEQGPILEDDAIDIGLVRAAMGQRWFTITLDGFAAHAGTTPMHSRRDALTAFAELALKVEKIGYQHEPDGRATIGMAQITPNSRNVVPSRVVCSVEFRHPAQSVLEAMESALHTAAEHLAARGVTATVERIFDYAPIAFDAGCLARSENAVAALGYSSKPMVSGAGHDTCYISKIAPASMIFIPCVKGISHNEAECIYPEWSEKGANVLLHSVLAAAQDV, encoded by the coding sequence ATGATCCGCGTGAATGCAGAGCGCCTGTGGTCAACGCTTGAAATGATGGCGCAAATTGGTGGAACGCCTGCCGGTGGCGTGACCCGTCTGGCGCTGAGTGAAGAGGACAGGATCGCCCGAAACCTGCTTCGGGACTGGGCGCTGGAAGCAGGCCTGAGCTGTGAGGTCGACAGCATGGGCAACATGTTTATTCGCCGCGCGGGCAAAAACCCGGCGCTTGCTCCGGTAATGACGGGGTCGCATGTGGATTCGCAACCGCTCGGTGGAAACTATGACGGGATCTACGGTGTGATGGCTGGCCTGGAACTGCTACGCACCCTGAACGATAACGACGTTGAAACCGAACGCGATATCGTGCTGGTGAACTGGACCAACGAAGAAGGCGCACGCTTTGCGCCTGCCATGCTGTCGTCGGGCGTATGGAGCGGCCAGTTCACTCAGGATTTCGCCTGGAGCCGCGCAGATAACCAGGGGATCACCGTCAGTGAAGCATTGGGCAATATCGGCTATCGCGGTGAAACCCCTGCCCGTGCGTTTCCACTCCACGCCTGTTACGAACTGCATATTGAGCAAGGCCCTATTCTCGAAGATGACGCCATTGATATCGGACTGGTTCGCGCCGCCATGGGACAACGCTGGTTTACGATAACCCTGGACGGCTTCGCCGCACATGCCGGAACGACCCCGATGCACAGCCGTCGGGATGCTTTAACCGCATTCGCCGAGCTGGCGCTGAAGGTTGAAAAGATCGGCTATCAGCATGAGCCAGACGGCCGCGCGACTATCGGTATGGCGCAGATCACGCCCAATTCGCGCAACGTTGTCCCTTCCAGGGTGGTGTGCAGTGTAGAGTTCCGCCATCCCGCGCAGTCGGTCCTGGAAGCAATGGAATCCGCACTTCACACTGCCGCAGAGCACCTCGCTGCACGCGGTGTAACGGCAACCGTTGAGCGTATTTTTGATTACGCCCCGATCGCATTTGACGCTGGGTGTCTGGCTCGCAGCGAAAATGCAGTAGCAGCACTGGGGTATTCATCAAAACCGATGGTGTCCGGAGCAGGACATGACACCTGTTACATCAGCAAGATCGCCCCGGCCAGCATGATCTTTATTCCGTGTGTGAAAGGCATCAGTCATAACGAAGCCGAATGCATTTACCCTGAATGGTCGGAGAAAGGGGCTAACGTTTTACTGCACAGCGTGTTAGCCGCCGCTCAGGATGTATAA
- a CDS encoding KUP/HAK/KT family potassium transporter: protein MSLHQCSETPAKSPRIAVLAGSALGVVFGDIGTSPLYTFKTVLSLSGHDPTPSVVLGLLSLIIWTLILVTSLKYAAFAMRIDNHGEGGIMALMSLLVRKGKGGRWVIFAALIGAALIYGDGAITPAISVLSALEGLTIVIPESHPCILPLTVVILLVLFCIQPFGTAKIGKVFGPIMALWFFVIAALGIWGIIQYPAVLLAVNPWYGMTFLLSNGFVSFMVLGGVFLCVTGAEALYADMGHFGKKPIWFAWYGVVFPALVLNYAGQSALILAGADSKHNIFFLLCPPVLQVPLILLATLATIIASQAIITGAFSMTRQAILLGWLPRLRIKQTAAESYGQIYIGVINGLLMVVTIGLVIFFKSSDKLAAAYGIAVSLTMLMTSGLLFVAMREVWRWSLLSSALIALVFLIIDTSFLVANMIKVLEGGYIPLLLAAVICTVMVIWNRGIKAVSRAVGEKGIGIDQFFAQLKADDIPRVPGSAVFLTRTQHNTPPVMHWHVARNRALQRNVFSLTIDILNVPYVDPRQRMVITPRAPNYWHGVAQYGFMEHPNVPHLLQGMGEMKDLFASDDVTYYVGHETIVARESATGMASWQRSAFAFMQRNCTHVINHYHLPSDRVVEISRRVAI from the coding sequence ATGAGCCTGCATCAATGCAGTGAAACGCCCGCAAAATCCCCCCGGATAGCCGTACTGGCGGGCAGTGCGTTGGGGGTAGTGTTTGGTGATATCGGAACCAGCCCTCTCTATACCTTTAAAACGGTACTGTCTTTATCAGGGCACGATCCAACCCCTTCAGTGGTTTTGGGGTTGTTGTCCCTGATTATCTGGACCCTGATCCTGGTGACCTCTCTTAAATATGCCGCGTTTGCCATGCGAATTGATAACCATGGCGAAGGCGGCATTATGGCTCTGATGTCGTTGCTGGTGCGCAAGGGAAAAGGGGGGCGATGGGTGATTTTTGCCGCATTGATCGGCGCGGCACTTATTTACGGTGACGGTGCAATCACCCCCGCGATCTCTGTACTCTCCGCACTGGAAGGGCTGACGATTGTCATCCCGGAGTCACATCCCTGTATTCTGCCTCTAACGGTCGTCATTTTGTTGGTGCTCTTTTGTATTCAGCCTTTTGGCACAGCGAAAATCGGCAAGGTATTTGGCCCGATAATGGCTCTGTGGTTTTTCGTCATCGCCGCGTTGGGGATATGGGGGATTATCCAGTATCCGGCAGTCTTACTGGCGGTGAATCCCTGGTATGGCATGACTTTTTTGCTCTCAAACGGGTTTGTCAGCTTTATGGTGTTAGGGGGCGTATTTCTCTGTGTGACCGGCGCCGAGGCGCTGTACGCAGACATGGGCCATTTTGGTAAGAAACCTATCTGGTTTGCCTGGTACGGTGTGGTGTTCCCGGCGCTGGTGCTCAATTACGCCGGGCAATCTGCTCTGATACTTGCCGGAGCAGACAGTAAACACAATATCTTCTTTCTGTTATGTCCTCCGGTGTTGCAGGTTCCGCTGATTCTCCTGGCGACGCTGGCGACGATTATCGCCAGTCAGGCCATCATCACCGGCGCTTTCTCGATGACCCGTCAGGCTATTCTGCTGGGCTGGCTGCCACGACTTCGCATTAAACAGACTGCCGCTGAAAGCTACGGGCAGATTTACATAGGAGTCATCAACGGGTTATTGATGGTGGTAACGATCGGGCTGGTTATCTTCTTTAAATCCTCCGATAAACTCGCCGCCGCGTATGGTATCGCCGTGTCGCTGACGATGCTGATGACATCCGGATTATTATTCGTCGCCATGCGCGAGGTATGGCGCTGGAGTCTGCTCAGTAGCGCCTTGATTGCCCTTGTGTTTCTCATCATTGATACCAGCTTCTTAGTGGCCAATATGATCAAGGTTCTGGAAGGGGGATATATTCCGTTGTTGCTGGCTGCTGTTATTTGTACGGTGATGGTGATCTGGAACCGGGGAATAAAAGCGGTATCACGAGCGGTCGGCGAAAAGGGGATCGGCATTGACCAGTTTTTTGCTCAGTTGAAGGCAGATGACATCCCAAGAGTTCCGGGTTCCGCCGTTTTTCTGACCCGAACGCAGCATAATACCCCGCCGGTGATGCACTGGCATGTTGCGCGAAACCGCGCGCTGCAACGCAATGTGTTCTCCCTGACGATAGATATTCTTAATGTGCCTTATGTTGACCCTCGTCAGCGGATGGTGATTACTCCGCGAGCACCGAATTACTGGCACGGTGTCGCGCAGTACGGCTTTATGGAACATCCGAATGTGCCTCATCTGCTGCAAGGGATGGGAGAAATGAAGGATCTGTTTGCCAGTGACGATGTGACTTACTACGTCGGCCATGAGACGATTGTGGCGCGTGAAAGTGCTACCGGAATGGCGTCCTGGCAGCGTAGCGCTTTTGCCTTTATGCAACGTAATTGCACGCATGTGATTAATCATTACCATCTTCCGAGCGACCGGGTGGTGGAAATCAGTCGGCGAGTGGCGATATGA
- a CDS encoding MFS transporter produces the protein MFRQWLALVIIVLVYIPVAIDATVLHVAAPTLSMTLGASGNELLWIIDIYSLVMAGMVLPMGALGDRIGFKRLLMLGSILFGLSSLAAAFAPTAGWLIAARASLAIGAAMIIPATLAGIRTLFVEARHRNIALGVWAAVGSGGAAFGPLIGGLLLEHFYWGSVFLINVPIVLLVVTLAARFVPVQQGRPEQPLNISHALMLIVAILLLVFSAKTALKGTLSPWLVAVTLLTGAILLFTFVRIQLAAKTPMIDMRLFCHPIILSGVVMAMTAMIALVGFELLMAQELQFVHGFTPFDAGMFMLPLMVASGFSGPIAGVLVGRLGLRIVATGGMALSALSFLGLSQLDFSTQQYAAWALMVLLGFSAASALLASTAAIMAAAPKEKAAAAGAIETMSYELGAGLGIAIFGLLLTRSFSATITLPSELDATLAEKAASSIGEAVKVAQDLAPSLAEATIQAARAAFTTSHSVALGSAGAMLLILATGIWFSLAQTDDKN, from the coding sequence ATGTTTCGTCAGTGGTTAGCGTTAGTGATTATCGTGCTGGTCTATATTCCGGTTGCGATTGACGCAACGGTGCTGCATGTGGCCGCGCCGACATTGAGCATGACGTTGGGCGCAAGCGGTAACGAATTACTGTGGATCATCGATATTTATTCGCTGGTGATGGCCGGTATGGTGTTGCCGATGGGAGCGCTTGGCGACCGGATCGGATTTAAACGGCTGTTAATGCTGGGCAGTATCCTGTTTGGCCTGTCATCTCTGGCTGCCGCCTTCGCGCCAACGGCAGGGTGGTTGATTGCCGCTCGCGCCTCACTGGCTATTGGCGCGGCGATGATCATTCCGGCGACGCTGGCCGGGATCCGAACACTGTTTGTTGAGGCGCGTCATCGCAATATCGCGCTTGGCGTGTGGGCTGCGGTCGGCTCCGGTGGCGCGGCGTTTGGCCCGCTGATTGGCGGCCTGCTGCTGGAGCATTTCTACTGGGGATCGGTGTTTTTGATCAACGTGCCGATCGTGCTGCTGGTGGTGACGCTTGCGGCTCGCTTTGTCCCTGTACAGCAAGGGCGACCAGAGCAACCGCTGAACATCAGCCATGCACTGATGCTGATCGTGGCCATTTTACTGCTGGTCTTCAGTGCTAAAACCGCGCTGAAAGGGACGTTGTCTCCGTGGCTGGTGGCCGTCACGCTACTGACCGGGGCAATACTGCTCTTCACGTTTGTGCGCATTCAGCTTGCCGCGAAAACGCCGATGATCGATATGCGCCTGTTCTGCCACCCGATTATTCTGAGTGGTGTGGTGATGGCGATGACGGCAATGATTGCGCTGGTCGGTTTTGAACTGTTGATGGCGCAGGAACTGCAGTTCGTTCACGGCTTCACTCCCTTTGATGCTGGAATGTTTATGCTGCCGTTGATGGTTGCCAGTGGTTTCAGTGGTCCGATTGCCGGTGTGCTCGTCGGACGCCTGGGATTGCGCATTGTGGCGACGGGGGGTATGGCGCTGAGTGCGTTGAGTTTCCTGGGCCTGTCTCAGCTTGATTTCAGTACTCAGCAATATGCGGCGTGGGCGTTGATGGTCCTCCTCGGCTTTAGCGCAGCAAGTGCCTTACTGGCCTCAACGGCGGCGATCATGGCGGCTGCGCCAAAAGAAAAAGCCGCTGCCGCAGGCGCGATTGAAACCATGTCCTATGAACTTGGCGCGGGGCTGGGGATTGCCATCTTTGGTTTGCTGCTCACGCGTAGCTTCTCGGCAACCATTACGTTACCGTCTGAACTGGATGCAACGCTTGCTGAAAAAGCGGCATCGTCGATTGGAGAAGCCGTGAAGGTGGCGCAAGATCTTGCGCCGTCGCTGGCGGAAGCCACCATTCAGGCGGCAAGAGCGGCATTTACAACCTCCCACAGCGTGGCTCTGGGCAGTGCTGGTGCGATGTTGCTGATTCTGGCTACCGGGATTTGGTTCAGCCTGGCACAGACGGACGATAAGAATTAA
- a CDS encoding TetR family transcriptional regulator has protein sequence MSYLSKEERREAILQAAMCVALTEGLAAMTVRRIAAQAGVAAGQVHHHFASGGELKSLAFVRLIRELLDADVVPQNASWRERLHAMLGSNDGGFEPYIRLWREAQILATRDPEIKSAYVMTMEMWHQETVNIIHAGTEAKEFTLNDKAENIAWRFIGLVCGLDGIYVLNMPEMDDSAFNKHIDKLISLELF, from the coding sequence ATGAGTTATTTGAGCAAGGAAGAGCGTCGGGAAGCGATCCTTCAGGCCGCCATGTGCGTCGCGTTAACCGAAGGACTGGCCGCTATGACGGTCAGACGCATCGCTGCACAGGCAGGTGTTGCCGCCGGACAAGTCCACCACCATTTTGCCTCAGGTGGAGAGCTCAAATCGCTGGCGTTTGTCCGGCTGATCCGCGAACTGCTGGATGCCGACGTCGTCCCACAAAATGCCAGTTGGCGTGAACGCCTGCATGCGATGCTCGGCAGCAATGACGGCGGCTTTGAACCCTACATTCGCCTGTGGCGGGAGGCACAAATTCTGGCCACCCGCGATCCTGAAATCAAAAGTGCCTATGTGATGACAATGGAAATGTGGCATCAGGAAACGGTTAACATTATTCACGCGGGTACAGAGGCAAAAGAATTTACCCTCAACGACAAAGCAGAAAATATTGCCTGGCGTTTTATTGGCTTAGTGTGCGGACTCGACGGTATTTATGTATTAAATATGCCGGAGATGGATGACTCAGCATTTAATAAGCACATTGATAAACTCATCAGCCTTGAATTGTTTTAA